A window of the Dictyoglomus sp. genome harbors these coding sequences:
- a CDS encoding DUF2062 domain-containing protein: MRKKRSLKRFFKLLYLKIIRVNDSPERIAKSFALGVFIGIFPTFGIGGVLALVLAKIFKLNYAASILGTFIMNYFTSPFFWSLSYFLGNLILEGKINFRFLEEKEVKYFALNYIVGNIVIAVIFSIISYFIIKEVIISYKTKKKRRGEEPLLRDKFIY, translated from the coding sequence ATGAGGAAAAAAAGAAGTCTTAAAAGATTTTTTAAGCTACTTTATTTAAAGATTATTCGAGTAAATGACTCTCCTGAAAGAATTGCAAAAAGTTTTGCTTTAGGTGTTTTTATAGGAATTTTTCCCACTTTTGGGATTGGTGGAGTTTTGGCGTTAGTTTTAGCAAAAATATTTAAATTAAATTATGCTGCTTCAATATTAGGAACTTTTATAATGAATTATTTTACCTCTCCTTTTTTTTGGTCTCTTAGTTATTTTTTAGGGAATTTAATTCTCGAGGGAAAAATAAACTTTAGATTTTTGGAAGAAAAAGAGGTTAAATATTTTGCACTAAATTACATTGTAGGAAATATAGTTATAGCAGTTATTTTTTCTATTATAAGTTATTTTATTATAAAAGAAGTTATAATAAGTTATAAAACAAAGAAAAAGAGGAGAGGAGAAGAACCTCTCCTCAGAGATAAATTTATTTATTAA
- a CDS encoding 6-phosphofructokinase encodes MEKKRIGVLTGGGDCPGLNPAIRGIVLRALDYNDEVIGIKYGWAGLIKGDTMPLTLESVEDILEKGGTILGSSRTNPFKKEEDVQKCIENFKKLGLDALIAIGGEDTLGVASKFSKRGLPMIGIPKTIDKDLEETDYCLGFDTAVEVVMDAIQRLRDTAKSHARVVVAEIMGRHAGWLALYGGLAGGADYILIPEVEPNLEELYNHIKKLYARGHTWAVVAIAEGVQLPGFTYQKGQEGMVDAFGHVRLGGVGQVLAEEIEKNLGIETRAVILSHLQRGGSPSIHDRIWGLRLGKEAVDLVHQGKSGYFIAVKGNELVPVDITLIEGKTKNVDPALYENLKTFFNK; translated from the coding sequence ATGGAGAAAAAAAGAATTGGTGTTTTAACAGGGGGAGGAGACTGCCCTGGCCTAAACCCAGCAATAAGAGGAATAGTTTTAAGAGCCTTGGACTATAATGATGAAGTAATAGGCATAAAGTATGGTTGGGCAGGATTAATTAAAGGAGATACTATGCCATTAACCTTGGAATCCGTAGAAGACATATTAGAAAAGGGAGGTACTATTTTAGGAAGTTCCAGAACAAATCCTTTTAAGAAAGAAGAAGATGTACAAAAATGCATAGAAAACTTTAAAAAATTAGGATTAGATGCACTCATTGCCATTGGTGGAGAAGATACTCTAGGAGTTGCTTCTAAATTTAGTAAACGTGGTCTTCCCATGATTGGTATTCCTAAAACTATTGATAAAGATTTAGAAGAGACTGATTATTGTCTTGGATTTGACACTGCAGTGGAAGTAGTAATGGATGCTATCCAGAGATTAAGAGATACTGCAAAATCTCATGCACGAGTTGTAGTAGCAGAAATTATGGGAAGACATGCAGGTTGGTTAGCTTTATATGGAGGTCTTGCAGGAGGTGCGGATTATATTCTAATTCCTGAAGTAGAACCTAATTTAGAGGAATTATATAATCATATCAAAAAACTCTATGCTCGAGGTCATACGTGGGCAGTTGTTGCTATTGCAGAAGGAGTTCAACTTCCAGGATTTACTTACCAAAAAGGACAAGAAGGAATGGTAGATGCTTTTGGACATGTTCGTCTTGGAGGAGTAGGCCAGGTTCTTGCGGAAGAGATTGAGAAAAATTTAGGAATTGAAACAAGAGCAGTAATTTTAAGTCATTTGCAAAGAGGTGGGTCACCATCTATTCATGACAGAATTTGGGGATTGAGACTTGGAAAGGAAGCAGTAGATCTTGTACATCAAGGAAAGTCAGGATATTTTATTGCAGTTAAAGGCAACGAGTTAGTACCTGTAGATATAACTTTAATAGAAGGAAAAACAAAGAATGTGGATCCAGCATTATATGAAAATTTAAAAACTTTCTTTAATAAATAA
- a CDS encoding tetratricopeptide repeat protein, producing MSKRKIGREFEIKKDHYFRLIIFSCLFLIIMLVPVTYYLKAHDISELPKVTLLRILIGFSIIFWGIWILFREKNITLPSRNISIFVLIFLLSWIISTLFSTNFYLSFFGSYMRQLGFFTYSVFFIIFFLLHDIIDTEKELKYFYWGIAIIAFIVGIIGLQQFFRLSPWFERVRTESRVISTLGHADFLGHYLVMVIPIVLGFLFQVKSIYLKILFFIEFIVLFLTLLASYTRGSWLAFLFTFPLFFIISSWKDKKLKNILIDKRLTILLLIVIIGTVGLFGYLEKRLYPPNTTLGTFNLRERFITIGHGLGLTQANPRGLTWRDSINLFKDKMLFSERLFIGLGPETFSFNFTPYKSLDLARYDRGKGYPDREHNEFLDILFPQGLFGLISFLGIVFITIYTFSKYLTKLPNENRFLIIGTFTGFLAFLVQGLVLFGLTATYLYFWSIISFIFLWIRLIDDKNKIEINIKKMPQILKITIPILCLLIGLFYIIKSLNFFRAEIFYRYGLDYLNRNDPGKAVSVLEEAIKLRPQESAFHEAIIKGYLQLVGGVEKEEDKVKYFRKGEEHIKGLLENAYYRSLTYNLIGAFYAQSYHYFGKKDKTLIKKAEENLLKALTFDKYSVPPMENLLRLYSTDIKDDKKVEDIAKRIIEIDPFHFDANMVLGSLYFNNKKYYDAKIIYENLSRVYTNNVDVWNNLGVTYIQLKDYESAEKALLKALEIDPNYKLARQNISLLSKKLGKKIELPPIKEEKDLEYYLTKGIEAYNNRDYKLAEELFRKAISINNKSFEGYNNLGAVLFIQGKYEEAIEMFKKALEINKQYLQAYGNISVALIKLGRKNEARKYLEEGLKYFPNNQDLLKLLEDLK from the coding sequence ATGTCTAAAAGGAAAATAGGGAGAGAATTTGAAATAAAGAAGGATCATTATTTTAGACTTATAATTTTTTCCTGTCTTTTCTTAATTATAATGCTTGTTCCTGTGACATATTATTTAAAGGCTCATGATATTTCAGAACTTCCAAAGGTGACCCTTTTAAGAATTTTAATAGGTTTCTCTATAATTTTTTGGGGCATATGGATTCTTTTTAGAGAGAAAAATATTACTCTTCCTTCTAGGAATATTTCTATCTTTGTCCTAATCTTCTTACTATCTTGGATAATCTCTACTTTATTTTCCACAAACTTCTATCTTAGTTTTTTTGGTTCCTATATGAGACAATTAGGATTTTTTACATATTCTGTATTCTTTATAATTTTCTTTCTTCTTCATGATATCATAGATACTGAAAAAGAGCTTAAATACTTTTATTGGGGAATTGCGATTATAGCCTTTATAGTGGGAATTATAGGTTTACAGCAATTTTTTAGATTATCTCCATGGTTTGAAAGGGTTAGAACAGAATCAAGAGTTATCTCTACTCTAGGGCATGCAGATTTTCTAGGACATTATTTAGTGATGGTAATTCCCATAGTTTTAGGTTTTCTCTTTCAAGTGAAAAGTATTTATTTAAAGATTCTTTTCTTTATTGAATTTATTGTTTTATTTTTAACCTTATTAGCTTCTTATACAAGAGGATCATGGTTAGCATTTTTATTTACATTTCCCTTATTTTTCATTATTAGCTCATGGAAAGATAAAAAATTAAAAAATATTCTTATTGATAAAAGATTAACAATTTTATTGCTAATTGTAATAATAGGAACTGTAGGTTTATTCGGTTATCTTGAAAAAAGATTATATCCACCAAATACTACTCTTGGAACTTTTAATTTAAGAGAAAGATTTATTACCATAGGGCATGGTTTAGGCTTAACTCAAGCCAATCCTCGAGGTTTGACATGGAGAGATAGTATAAATTTATTTAAAGATAAAATGTTATTTTCGGAAAGACTATTTATTGGCTTAGGACCAGAAACTTTTTCCTTTAATTTTACTCCTTATAAATCTTTAGATCTTGCAAGATACGATAGAGGAAAAGGATATCCTGATAGAGAGCATAATGAATTCTTGGATATATTATTTCCCCAAGGTTTGTTTGGATTAATTTCTTTTCTGGGAATAGTTTTTATAACTATTTATACATTTTCAAAATATCTTACCAAACTGCCTAACGAAAATAGATTTTTAATAATTGGAACTTTTACTGGATTCTTAGCCTTTTTAGTTCAGGGTTTAGTTCTTTTTGGACTTACTGCAACTTATCTTTATTTTTGGAGTATAATTTCCTTTATTTTTCTTTGGATAAGACTAATTGATGATAAAAATAAAATTGAGATAAATATTAAGAAAATGCCTCAAATATTAAAGATTACTATACCCATTCTCTGTCTCCTTATTGGCTTATTCTATATAATAAAATCCCTTAATTTTTTTAGGGCTGAGATTTTTTATAGATATGGTTTGGATTATTTAAACAGAAATGATCCTGGTAAAGCAGTTTCCGTATTAGAAGAAGCTATAAAATTAAGACCTCAAGAAAGTGCCTTTCATGAAGCAATAATAAAGGGTTATTTACAGTTAGTGGGAGGAGTAGAAAAAGAGGAAGATAAAGTAAAATATTTTAGAAAGGGAGAGGAACATATAAAAGGACTTTTAGAAAATGCTTATTATAGATCACTAACTTATAATTTAATTGGAGCTTTCTATGCTCAAAGTTATCATTACTTTGGGAAAAAGGATAAAACATTAATTAAAAAGGCGGAGGAAAATTTACTTAAGGCTCTAACCTTTGATAAATATTCTGTTCCTCCTATGGAAAATCTTTTAAGATTATATTCCACAGATATAAAGGATGATAAAAAGGTTGAGGATATAGCAAAAAGGATAATAGAAATAGATCCTTTTCATTTTGATGCGAATATGGTCTTAGGTTCATTATATTTTAACAATAAAAAATATTACGATGCTAAAATTATTTATGAGAATTTATCAAGAGTTTATACTAATAATGTAGATGTTTGGAATAATCTTGGAGTAACCTATATTCAACTTAAAGACTATGAGAGTGCTGAAAAAGCTCTACTAAAAGCATTAGAAATAGATCCAAATTACAAACTAGCAAGACAAAATATTTCTTTACTTTCTAAAAAATTAGGAAAGAAAATTGAGCTTCCACCTATCAAAGAAGAGAAAGATCTAGAATATTATCTAACAAAAGGGATTGAAGCCTATAATAATAGGGATTATAAGCTAGCGGAGGAGTTATTTAGAAAAGCTATTTCTATTAATAATAAATCCTTTGAGGGTTATAATAATCTAGGAGCAGTTCTCTTTATCCAAGGAAAATACGAAGAAGCAATAGAGATGTTTAAAAAAGCTCTAGAAATTAATAAACAATACTTACAAGCTTATGGAAATATTTCTGTTGCCCTAATAAAATTGGGGAGAAAAAATGAAGCTAGAAAATATTTAGAGGAGGGTTTAAAGTATTTTCCTAACAATCAAGATTTATTGAAATTATTGGAGGATTTAAAATAA
- a CDS encoding vitamin B12-dependent ribonucleotide reductase → MKRKLELTPQALLVLEKRYLKKNEKKEVIETPEEMFERVAETIAKVDTLYNPKANIEEIKDIFYNMMISLEFLPNSPTLMNAGRSLGQLSACFVLPIEDSLISIFDTLKYAALIHQSGGGTGFSFSKLRPKGDIVRTTGGIASGPVSFMKVYDSATETIKQGGVRRGANMGILRVDHPDIIEFIKVKDEEGILSNFNISVAVTDDFMEKVLKDEEYELINPRNKEVVKKLKAREVFDLIIKQAWKNGEPGIIFIDEINRKNPTPEIGEIESTNPCGEQPLLPFESCNLGSINLSKMVKEKNGEYEIDWDKLKKTVYNAVHFLDNVIDANYYPLKEIEEITKANRKIGLGVMGFHDLLIKLKIPYNSHEGRNIAEEIMKFILEKAREESQRLAEERGVFPNWDKSIYKNLNLKLRNATLTTIAPTGSISIIANCSSGIEPIFALAYRRKISLGEWLEVHPLFKDYLEKNNLYSDSLIQKVIEKGSIQEIDDIPDSAKKIFVTALDISPEDHLLMQASFQKYVDNAVSKTVNLRNSATEEDVKKIYLLAYELKLKGVTVYRDKSRTTQVLKVFEGKNMGEKLKPRPRPQITKGITLKMKTGCGSLYVTINEDEMGICEIFSTLGKAGGCAASQTEAISRLISLALRSGIDLSSIIKQLKAIRCPSPTRDEEGEYILSCSDAIAKALEKYINLKEGKNTSKNNLFLFPDKKIEEKRENEYSGIPCPECGTPLDAQEGCLICRVCGYSKCY, encoded by the coding sequence ATGAAAAGAAAATTAGAATTAACACCTCAGGCCTTACTTGTCTTAGAAAAAAGATATCTAAAGAAGAATGAAAAAAAAGAAGTTATTGAGACACCCGAGGAAATGTTCGAAAGAGTTGCAGAAACTATCGCCAAAGTTGACACTCTTTATAATCCAAAAGCAAACATAGAAGAGATAAAGGACATATTTTATAATATGATGATATCCCTTGAATTTCTTCCTAATTCCCCTACATTAATGAATGCAGGAAGATCCTTGGGACAATTATCAGCCTGTTTCGTTTTACCTATAGAAGATTCTCTAATAAGTATTTTTGATACTTTAAAATATGCAGCATTGATTCACCAATCAGGAGGAGGAACAGGTTTTTCCTTCTCAAAATTGAGACCAAAAGGTGATATTGTTAGAACTACAGGTGGGATTGCTTCTGGGCCTGTAAGTTTTATGAAAGTTTACGATTCTGCTACAGAGACCATAAAACAGGGTGGAGTAAGAAGAGGAGCAAACATGGGAATACTAAGGGTAGATCATCCTGATATTATTGAATTTATAAAGGTAAAAGATGAAGAAGGAATCTTAAGTAATTTCAATATATCTGTAGCTGTAACTGATGACTTTATGGAAAAAGTTCTTAAAGACGAAGAATATGAATTAATTAATCCAAGAAATAAAGAAGTAGTGAAAAAATTAAAAGCAAGAGAAGTTTTTGATTTAATTATTAAACAAGCATGGAAAAATGGAGAACCTGGAATAATATTTATCGATGAAATAAATAGAAAGAACCCAACTCCTGAGATTGGAGAGATTGAATCTACTAATCCATGTGGAGAACAACCTCTTCTTCCCTTTGAATCATGTAATTTAGGATCTATAAATTTAAGTAAAATGGTAAAGGAAAAAAATGGAGAATATGAAATTGATTGGGATAAATTAAAAAAGACGGTCTATAATGCAGTCCACTTTTTAGATAATGTAATAGATGCTAATTATTATCCTTTAAAAGAAATAGAAGAAATTACAAAAGCAAATAGAAAGATTGGCTTAGGAGTAATGGGATTTCATGATTTATTAATCAAACTAAAAATCCCATACAATTCCCATGAAGGAAGAAATATTGCAGAAGAAATCATGAAATTTATTTTAGAAAAAGCTCGAGAAGAATCTCAAAGACTAGCAGAGGAAAGAGGAGTGTTTCCTAATTGGGATAAAAGTATTTATAAAAATCTTAACTTAAAACTAAGAAATGCTACTTTAACTACTATTGCTCCTACAGGAAGTATAAGTATCATAGCAAATTGTTCCTCAGGAATCGAGCCTATCTTTGCTCTAGCATATAGAAGAAAAATAAGTCTTGGGGAATGGCTAGAAGTTCATCCTCTTTTTAAAGACTATTTGGAGAAAAATAATCTTTACTCTGATTCTTTGATTCAAAAAGTAATAGAAAAGGGTTCTATTCAAGAAATAGACGATATTCCTGATTCTGCGAAAAAGATTTTTGTCACCGCCTTAGATATATCCCCAGAGGATCATCTCTTGATGCAAGCTTCTTTCCAAAAATATGTAGACAATGCCGTATCAAAAACAGTAAATCTTAGAAATTCTGCAACTGAAGAAGATGTTAAAAAAATTTATCTTTTAGCCTATGAATTGAAATTGAAAGGAGTCACTGTTTATAGAGATAAATCTCGAACGACTCAAGTTTTAAAGGTTTTTGAGGGAAAAAATATGGGAGAAAAACTTAAGCCTAGACCTCGTCCTCAAATTACGAAGGGTATTACTTTAAAAATGAAAACAGGCTGTGGAAGTTTATATGTTACTATTAATGAGGATGAAATGGGAATATGTGAAATCTTTTCAACTCTTGGAAAGGCAGGAGGATGTGCAGCATCCCAAACGGAAGCAATATCTAGACTCATTTCCTTAGCTCTAAGAAGTGGTATTGATTTAAGTTCAATAATAAAACAACTGAAGGCAATCCGTTGTCCTAGTCCTACAAGAGATGAAGAAGGAGAATATATTCTTTCATGTTCTGATGCTATTGCTAAGGCATTAGAAAAATATATAAATCTAAAAGAAGGAAAAAATACATCTAAAAATAATCTTTTTTTATTTCCTGACAAAAAAATAGAAGAAAAAAGAGAAAACGAATATTCAGGAATTCCTTGTCCAGAGTGTGGAACTCCCCTTGATGCTCAAGAAGGTTGTCTTATTTGTAGAGTTTGTGGATACTCGAAATGCTATTAA
- the rho gene encoding transcription termination factor Rho — protein sequence MISQEELSLKTRAELVEIAKELKITGYYRMTKDELIQALILKSKESSKEIEEKKETEEKVSVLTKEAQEEEKEEKKDKVIIDGFECVYREGYLEIKEEGGFGFIRKNFKPSEEDVYISASQIKKFGLRYGDWIGGMVRPPKENERWYAILRIDTVNGRDPLHSRQRPKFDDLIPYHPTERLKLETTPDELDTRLIDLLAPIGKGQRGLIVSPPKAGKTTLLKKIANGITANHKEIKLFVLLVDERPEEVTDFRRSVQGEVIGSTFDETPERHIQVAKLVLERAKRLVEYGEHVVILLDSITRLARAYNWSVPSSGRTLSGGVELAALHHAKEFFGAARNIENGGSLTILATALIETGSRMDDVIFEEFKGTGNMELVLDRKIADRRIFPAISITRSGTRKEELLYPEEKLRKIWILRRSLLGQEEGEAIEMLKRKLRETRNNDEFLRFIDEVIGRPNRR from the coding sequence ATGATTTCTCAGGAAGAATTAAGTCTTAAAACAAGAGCAGAGTTAGTAGAAATTGCTAAAGAACTTAAAATTACTGGATATTATCGCATGACAAAAGATGAATTAATACAGGCTTTAATTCTAAAATCTAAGGAATCTTCTAAGGAAATAGAAGAAAAGAAAGAAACTGAAGAGAAAGTGTCAGTTTTAACAAAAGAAGCACAGGAAGAGGAAAAGGAAGAGAAAAAAGACAAAGTGATAATTGACGGCTTCGAATGTGTATATCGAGAAGGATATTTGGAAATAAAGGAGGAAGGGGGATTTGGGTTTATTCGAAAAAATTTTAAACCCAGCGAGGAAGATGTTTATATCTCTGCGTCTCAAATCAAAAAATTTGGACTTAGATACGGAGACTGGATTGGAGGAATGGTAAGACCTCCAAAAGAAAATGAAAGATGGTATGCTATTTTAAGAATTGATACAGTAAATGGAAGAGATCCTCTTCATTCTCGTCAAAGACCTAAATTTGATGATCTAATTCCTTATCACCCTACTGAAAGACTAAAATTGGAAACAACCCCAGATGAGTTAGATACAAGACTCATTGATCTATTAGCTCCTATAGGTAAAGGACAAAGGGGTTTAATTGTATCCCCTCCAAAAGCTGGAAAAACAACTTTGTTGAAGAAAATTGCAAATGGTATTACTGCAAATCATAAAGAGATAAAACTATTTGTCTTACTAGTTGATGAAAGACCTGAAGAAGTTACAGACTTTAGAAGATCGGTGCAAGGAGAAGTTATAGGTTCCACTTTTGATGAAACCCCAGAAAGACATATTCAGGTCGCGAAGCTTGTTTTGGAAAGAGCAAAAAGATTAGTAGAATATGGCGAACATGTCGTAATTCTCTTAGATAGTATAACAAGATTGGCACGAGCTTACAATTGGTCTGTTCCTTCTAGTGGAAGAACTCTTTCCGGTGGAGTAGAACTTGCTGCTTTACATCATGCAAAGGAATTTTTTGGCGCTGCAAGAAATATTGAAAATGGAGGAAGTTTAACTATATTAGCTACGGCATTGATTGAAACTGGAAGTAGAATGGATGATGTAATTTTTGAGGAATTTAAAGGAACAGGAAACATGGAATTAGTTTTAGATAGAAAGATCGCAGATAGAAGAATATTCCCAGCGATTAGTATAACTCGTTCTGGAACACGAAAAGAAGAACTTCTTTATCCTGAAGAAAAATTAAGAAAAATTTGGATCTTGAGAAGAAGTTTGTTAGGACAAGAAGAAGGAGAAGCTATTGAAATGCTTAAAAGAAAATTGAGAGAAACAAGAAACAATGATGAATTCTTGAGATTTATAGATGAGGTAATTGGTAGGCCTAACAGAAGATAA
- a CDS encoding GerMN domain-containing protein encodes MKKFLILFLFLISTTLILFLIIKEKSIINIYYFDPKSLELIPEEREFSFYKWKFLFKKDEIVKEVLMELIKGPRNSKLKTPIPSGTRILGVSIKKDIAYVNFSKELKKNHPGGSLGEILTIYSIVNTLTELPFIKKVQILIDSAIIESLAGHMDISEPLERDLNILR; translated from the coding sequence TTGAAGAAATTTCTTATTCTCTTTTTATTTTTAATTTCTACAACTCTGATTCTTTTTTTAATTATAAAAGAAAAGAGTATCATAAATATATACTATTTTGATCCTAAATCTTTGGAATTGATACCCGAAGAAAGAGAATTTTCCTTTTATAAATGGAAGTTTTTATTTAAAAAAGACGAAATAGTAAAAGAAGTTCTAATGGAATTAATAAAAGGACCTAGAAATAGCAAACTGAAAACTCCTATCCCATCAGGAACAAGAATCCTTGGAGTTTCAATTAAAAAAGACATTGCTTATGTAAATTTTTCTAAAGAGTTAAAGAAAAACCATCCAGGAGGAAGTTTAGGAGAAATTTTAACTATTTATAGTATTGTAAATACATTAACAGAATTACCATTTATCAAAAAAGTTCAAATTTTAATTGACTCTGCTATAATAGAAAGTTTAGCAGGTCATATGGATATATCAGAACCTTTAGAGAGAGACTTAAATATTTTAAGATGA
- a CDS encoding metallophosphatase family protein: MKIGFISDIHSNWEALDTAIKKLEKEVDEIYCCGDIVGYGPDPNECVNYIRKLKISVLGNHDAACVGRLDYNNFNPLAQYAIDWTKEVLTKENFEFIYKLPLQMDLNWGGIVHGSYRNPLEEYLVTYNAVLANFQIMDKNIYFFGHSHIAGVFIYSPENNGEIKYLSLAKGGEVEIKLNYKYLINPGSVGQPRDGNWKTSFGVFDTVKRIFKVYRMDYLVEITQKKMQILGLPRPLWERLSLGR; encoded by the coding sequence ATGAAAATAGGTTTTATTTCTGATATACATAGTAACTGGGAAGCCTTAGATACTGCAATTAAAAAATTAGAAAAAGAGGTAGATGAAATATATTGTTGTGGTGATATTGTGGGATATGGACCTGATCCCAATGAATGTGTTAATTATATAAGAAAATTAAAAATATCAGTATTAGGAAATCATGATGCAGCGTGTGTGGGAAGATTAGATTATAACAATTTTAATCCCTTAGCACAATATGCTATTGATTGGACAAAGGAAGTTCTTACAAAGGAAAACTTTGAATTTATTTACAAATTACCTTTACAAATGGATTTGAATTGGGGTGGAATAGTACATGGAAGTTATAGAAATCCCTTAGAAGAATATCTTGTCACCTATAACGCGGTTTTAGCAAATTTTCAAATTATGGATAAAAATATATATTTTTTCGGACACTCTCATATTGCAGGGGTTTTTATTTATTCTCCTGAAAATAATGGAGAAATAAAATATTTAAGTTTAGCAAAGGGTGGAGAAGTTGAAATAAAATTAAACTACAAATATCTTATAAATCCAGGGAGTGTTGGACAACCAAGAGATGGAAATTGGAAGACCAGTTTTGGAGTCTTTGATACTGTTAAACGTATATTCAAGGTTTATAGAATGGATTATTTAGTTGAAATAACCCAAAAAAAGATGCAAATATTGGGTTTACCAAGACCATTATGGGAAAGATTAAGTTTAGGGAGGTAG
- the yfcE gene encoding phosphodiesterase, whose product MRILVMSDTHGDIYFWNYIEKYVKKSNMILHAGDVLYHGPRNPLPKEYSPAKLAEIMNSLNIPVIISKGNCDADVDQLVLNYPLLSPYSFIFLSHLKILLTHGENKNEEELWNILDNYKLDILIFGHIHTPVLKRKGNRILLNPGSPSLPKTPYRTIAFIENKEISIIDIEKDEVIQKETISQE is encoded by the coding sequence ATGAGAATTTTGGTAATGAGTGATACCCATGGAGATATTTATTTTTGGAATTATATTGAAAAATATGTTAAAAAATCAAATATGATCTTACATGCAGGAGATGTGCTTTATCATGGGCCTAGAAATCCATTACCTAAGGAATATTCTCCTGCAAAGCTTGCAGAAATAATGAATAGCTTAAATATACCCGTTATAATAAGTAAAGGAAATTGTGATGCAGATGTGGATCAACTTGTTCTAAATTATCCTTTACTTTCTCCTTATTCCTTTATTTTTCTATCCCACTTGAAGATTCTTTTAACTCATGGTGAAAATAAAAATGAAGAAGAACTCTGGAATATCCTTGATAATTATAAATTAGACATCTTAATCTTTGGTCATATCCATACACCTGTTTTAAAAAGAAAGGGAAACAGGATTTTATTAAATCCTGGGAGTCCTTCTCTTCCTAAAACTCCTTATAGGACCATTGCTTTTATCGAAAACAAAGAAATATCTATAATAGATATAGAAAAGGACGAGGTTATTCAGAAGGAAACTATAAGCCAGGAGTAA
- a CDS encoding type IV pilus twitching motility protein PilT, which yields MSEKFDKILEIALEKNASDIHLKPWVPPVIRVLGDIIFLDEEPLTHEEIRDVAYSLIRPSFIKIFEETGELDFAYEKDGKVRLRGNVYLQRGSIAISLRLIPLKIPSIEELSLPPVLKTLAEKKSGLILVTGPAGCGKSTTLAAMIEYINSNFSLKIITIEDPIEFVFLDKKSLITQREIGIDTKSYNSALKMALREDPNVIMVGELRDLETISVALQAAETGHLVLSTIHTTDAVTTIERIIDSFPPYQQNQVRLQLSNVLQGIISQRLLKRKDRKSLIPACEILLGNLSVKKLIREQKTYEIPRVIQESKIEGMQTFNQHLLELYRKNLIDDKEALLASPNPSDLSLLIKGITPGL from the coding sequence ATGAGCGAGAAATTTGATAAAATCCTCGAGATAGCCTTAGAAAAAAATGCTTCGGATATACATCTAAAACCTTGGGTTCCTCCAGTGATCAGAGTCTTAGGAGATATTATTTTTTTGGATGAAGAACCTTTAACCCACGAAGAAATAAGAGATGTAGCATATTCTTTAATAAGACCAAGTTTTATTAAAATCTTTGAAGAGACAGGAGAATTAGACTTTGCTTATGAGAAAGATGGTAAAGTAAGATTAAGGGGAAATGTATATTTACAAAGAGGCTCTATTGCTATTTCTCTTCGACTTATTCCACTGAAGATTCCATCTATTGAGGAGCTTTCTTTACCTCCTGTATTAAAAACCTTAGCAGAAAAAAAGTCAGGCTTAATATTAGTAACAGGTCCTGCAGGTTGTGGAAAGTCCACAACTTTAGCAGCTATGATAGAATACATCAATTCAAATTTTAGTCTAAAGATAATTACTATAGAAGATCCTATAGAATTTGTTTTTCTAGATAAAAAATCTCTAATTACCCAAAGAGAAATTGGAATAGATACAAAATCCTATAATTCTGCATTAAAAATGGCTTTAAGAGAAGACCCCAATGTAATCATGGTGGGAGAATTGAGAGATTTGGAAACAATTAGTGTAGCATTGCAAGCGGCAGAAACAGGTCATTTAGTGTTAAGCACAATACATACTACTGATGCTGTTACAACTATAGAAAGAATTATAGATAGTTTCCCTCCTTATCAGCAAAATCAAGTAAGATTACAACTTTCTAATGTTCTCCAAGGAATTATTTCTCAAAGATTGCTAAAAAGAAAAGATAGAAAGAGTTTAATACCCGCCTGCGAAATTCTTTTAGGAAATTTAAGCGTAAAAAAATTAATTCGAGAACAGAAAACTTACGAAATACCTAGAGTTATTCAAGAAAGCAAAATAGAAGGAATGCAAACTTTTAATCAACATCTTCTAGAACTTTATAGAAAAAATTTGATAGATGATAAAGAAGCACTATTAGCAAGTCCTAATCCTTCTGATCTTTCCTTACTCATTAAAGGAATTACTCCTGGCTTATAG